The genomic stretch CCTATCTTTATCCATGACCATCAGTTTGCCCAGTGAACTGACACGGTCCATCAGGTACTTGCTGGAAACATCTGTGTATGTTCCAGAGATCATATGGACCAGACTAGCAATGTTACAGGCTTGGAACGCTTGAATGTACAGCAGATCTATTGAAAAGAGCTTTGCATTATAGGAGAGGTTTTGTACTTTCTCTGATGTTGAGGCAAAGTTTTTGAGAGTTTTGCTCAGGCTAGCTTTCACAATGTTGGAAACCATCTGAAAAAAGTGAACCATCTTCTCCCACTGCTCCTTCACTCTCCCCATGGCATCCATTCCTTTGACCAGCATATTTATGGTAGTTTTGAAGTCAATCTCCTTCAGTTCACAATTTCTCATAGTGACCAGGATTTCAGTTAGTTCCTTCTGGTTTTTCTCTAGGTTCTCCACACACTTCTGATAGTTCTCTCTTGACTTGTTCATCTGAGCTCGGGTCTGCTCTATGGCGAATCGTGCATTCTCTGAGGCCATCTGTGAAGGATTCATGTTCTCTAACTTGTTTCCTTCTTTATACATCATTGGTGGCTTTGGATAAATGGGCACAAAATTTGTTGCGGCTTTGCTACTGTTATCAAAATCACGGGCTAGCTTGATCAGACCCAAGACCTTGCCTATTATCTCAGTTTNNNNNNNNNNNNNNNNNNNNNNNNNNNNNNNNNNNNNNNNNNNNNNNNNNNNNNNNNNNNNNNNNNNNNNNNNNNNNNNNNNNNNNNNNNNNNNNNNNNNNNNNNNNNNNNNNNNNNNNNNNNNNNNNNNNNNNNNNNNNNNNNNNNNNNNNNNNNNNNNNNNNNNNNNNNNNNNNNNNNNNNNNNNNNNNNNNNNNNNNNNNNNNNNNNNNNNNNNNNNNNNNNNNNNNNNNNNNNNNNNNNNNNNNNNNNNNNNNNNNNNNNNNNNNNNNNNNNNNNNNNNNNNNNNNNNNNNNNNNNNNNNNNNNNNNNNNNNNNNNNNNNNNNNNNNNNNNNNNNNNNNNNNNNNNNNNNNNNNNNNNNNNNNNNNNNNNNNNNNNNNNNNNNNNNNNNNNNNNNNNNNNNNNNNNNNNNNNNNNNNNNNNNNNNNNNNNNNNNNNNNNNNNNNNNNNNNNNNNNNNNNNNNNNNNNNNNNNNNNNNNNNNNNNNNNNNNNNNNNNNNNNNNNNNNNNNNNNNNNNNNNNNNNNNNNNNNNNNNNNNNNNNNNNNNNNNNNNNNNNNNNNNNNNNNNNNNNNNNNNNNNNNNNNNNNNNNNNNNNNNNNNNNNNNNNNNNNNNNNNNNNNNNNNNNNNNNNNNNNNNNNNNNNNNNNNNNNNNNNNNNNNNNNNNNNNNNNNNNNNNNNNNNNNNNNNNNNNNNNNNNNNNNNNNNNNNNNNNNNNNNNNNNNNNNNNNNNNNNNNNNNNNNNNNNNNNNNNNNNNNNNNNNNNNNNNNNNNNNNNNNNNNNNNNNNNNNNNNNNNNNNNNNNNNNNNNNNNNNNNNNNNNNNNNNNNNNNNNNNNNNNNNNNNNNNNNNNNNNNNNNNNNNNNNNNNNNNNNNNNNNNNNNNNNNNNNNNNNNNNNNNNNNNNNNNNNNNNNNNNNNNNNNNNNNNNNNNNNNNNNNNNNNNNNNNNNNNNNNNNNNNNNNNNNNNNNNNNNNNNNNNNNNNNNNNNNNNNNNNNtaatcataatgagttatgaataattattaacatttccctttgagttaattttcgctacataAGATTCTCTACACTCAACctgagtgtgcaatccaacaggtgatgcactcagtgaaacacacaAACCCTAACCAGGGAGTACAATAGTCACCACGCTCTTAAATAGAGGCTAACACAAGCCTACTATTATGAGAAcaggtgctaacctgtggcagcactagAGTAAAGCTCACATACATGTAGGGCAACAGCTAGAACTCATAGCAAAAAGAATGCTTTGTAAATACATGGCATCCTAAAGAGGATAAATGCTCTCACCAAACAGAATTATAGATCTGTACTGAACCCTAGAGGATGGAAGCTAAGAAGCTAGCACCGTAACTCAAACTTGAATGTAACTTCAAGGGGCTCAGGGGAAAGACAAATTCATAGCATGAATAAAGTTCTAGATAGTGGGGCCTAGCATATACTGCATACACTTatctacgcaaagataagggcctaccacctgagaaaaCAGCACCAGGGAGGCTAATAACAGCCTGCTACCTTAACTGTTAACCTCAGCCATTGTACTTACATAAACAAGGGGAAATGggcctaacaactccctcaggaggaggccagaactaggaactatacaacctaaCAAGGGATAGTAATACAAAGGGTGCTTTATAACAATAAACACCTAAACCTAGTCCGAGCCTGGGCCGCTAAGCTGTGggtgtggcgaggggggcgtggttcagcgaggtctgcaacggGAGAGAGCGTCAGGAGACGCATGGggagtgagtgggttaaatgtaaatcacgaacacctgtttctcattccagtgattggcgcagagacaggataaaacgccgcgagaagcaggagtgtgtgagagagaggggaactgctgactgagacgcTGGTCACGACAACaatactggagtgaagccctttgtggattgtgtATACCGAGACTGGaatgaagccctttgtggattaattattttgttgttgtgcaTTGCACCGTCTTTCTGTTGGACATTTTTGATTTATTGAATAAAGCTCAGTCAGAAGTTAAacgccgaccctgtcctcttcttTCCCTACGAGCTCTGATCGtactacactggtgccgaaaccctgGAAGGAAGACGGGTGGCCGCTGCCATGCAATCAACATCCTCCACCCCATTTGCGGACATCATCGCCTCCCTCGCGGTCCTACATCGCGAACAACACCAGGCCCTGCTGGAGCTGAAGAACGACCAGGAGCGTTGTTTCCAGACCATCGTATGGAcccagcaggaggaccgcgagaggttccggagctggatcgACCGGGAGGTTCGCACGGAGACCATCGGGCAGAGTCCGGCCGGCCCTTCatgatggcccaacagctctGGGACTCGTTCCGCAAATGGCTACTGGCTGAGGGAAGTGACGTGGACCAGGTCGTCGATCATGTGGTACTGGAGCAGTTCATCACTCAGCTCCCAAAGAAAaccgccgagtgggtccagtgccaccgccccacgtcgctggactcagccatccatctggcggaggaccacatggtggcgtgccaaggggtcggcgaacccctACCATctacctctctctctccctctcttctttccccctctctctctccagctCTACGGAACAAGAGCCCCGCTCAGGGGGACGGGACTCTCTGCTGCCGGGCCGGATCccgctcctgcttctcccctctctccGTGCCAACCATTTAACCCACTCTCTGCCACGAgagcggcgggcaggtctgggccggcctgttggcATTGCGGGGACCTGGAGCATTTTGTGCATAGGTGTCCGGTTATGGAGGTCGGGACAATGATCTGGGTCCCAGA from Megalobrama amblycephala isolate DHTTF-2021 linkage group LG5, ASM1881202v1, whole genome shotgun sequence encodes the following:
- the LOC125268433 gene encoding 101 kDa malaria antigen-like; this translates as MMYKEGNKLENMNPSQMASENARFAIEQTRAQMNKSRENYQKCVENLEKNQKELTEILVTMRNCELKEIDFKTTINMLVKGMDAMGRVKEQWEKMVHFFQMVSNIVKASLSKTLKNFASTSEKVQNLSYNAKLFSIDLLYIQAFQACNIASLVHMISGTYTDVSSKYLMDRVSSLGKLMVMDKDRPEFERERQQLQNSCDEAQKCIIKLVLKNKEEFEKNSTARQEKIDQELLAILPAAPPEEIKRIQESVQAGFTKEEEKKEKEEEKKEKEEEEASYY